The genomic interval GTTAGGGAAAGTTCCGGAAAATCTTTGTAGTATGAATCCATTGTAGTAATTGCAGCTTTTTCTTTTCCAAAGCTTTTTTGAATTATTTCTGAAATGGTGGTTTTTCCAGACCCGGTGCCTCCGGCGACTCCAATAAATTTAGGCCAACTTGTTTTTTGAGCTTTCAATTTTTCAGTACTCCTTTTAGCAGTATTTTTACTGTTCAGATAAATTTTATTGAGAATTGATTTTTATGCAAATTGTTTTTATAATCTATCGGAGGTGAATTGTGGATATTGAATATAAAACAAAAAATGCTTGGAATAAGTTAAACAAAAAAGAAGTTATGGATTTTTCAGAGCAGTACAGGCAGTTTGTCACTGCTTGCAAGACAGAGCGGGAAACTGTAGAATTTGTACAGGAACAGGCCGTTAAGCGTGGCTACGTCGATCTATTTTCCGACGAATACAAGGGAGGAGATTTTTTAGCGATAAATGACAATAAAAACATCCTACTCTTTAAAGAAGGCAAAGCTCCGGTAGAGAACGGAATCAATTTTGTTGTTGCTCATATTGACTCCCCGCGCATTGATGTCAAGCAGAACCCTTTGTATGAAGGCGCTGATATAGCTATGTTTAAAACTCATTACTACGGCGGAATAAAAAAGTATCAATGGGTTACAGTGCCACTTGCCTTACATGGCATAATCATCTTAAAGAGCGGAGAAAAACTTTCTGTCTCAATTGGCGAATCAGCAGAGGATCCTGTATTTATGATTTCGGATCTGCTTCCTCACCTGGCCAGGAAACAGATGGAAAAGCCCATTAAAGAGGCAATAGTTGGCGAAGCACTTGACCCGGTTGTTGGAAGTATTCCTGTTGAAGATGAGAAAGAAAAAAGCAGGATAAAAAAATATATCCTAAACCTACTTCACGACAAATATGGGATTGTTGAAGAGGATTTTGTTTCCTCGGAGCTTACATTTGTTCCGGCAGGGTCAGCGCGAGATGTAGGGTTTGATAATAGTCTTTTAATGGGGTACGGGCATGATGATAAAATATGCGCGTACACTGCCTATTGCGGTTTGTTCGATTCAGACAATCTGGGTAAATCTGCAATGGTGCTTCTTATGGATAAGGAAGAAACCGGCAGCGACGGCGTTACCGGATCTCAAAGCGATTTCCTCGAATATGTGATTGAAAAATATATAAAAATGAAAGGGATAAAGGATTTATCTGCAAGAGATGTGCTCCACCACTCTTTTTCTCTATCGGCTGATGTGAATGCAGCGGTTGACCCTCTTTATAAGGACGTTTTTGAAGAGCAGAATGCGGCAATGGTTGGACATGGAATCGTTATGACAAAATATACAGGTTCTGGTGGAAAATACAGCTCGAGTGATGCATCTGCCGAGCTTGTGTACCTTGTGAGAAATTTATTCAACCAATGCGATATTCCCTGGCAGATAGGAGAATTGGGTAAAGTGGATATTGGAGGCGGCGGCACAATTGCCAAATATATGGCAAAACGTGGCATAGCAACAGTTGATGCAGGGCCTCCTTTACTTTCAATGCACGCTCCATTTGAGCTTGCCTCGAAGGCAGATATTTATTCCTCTTATCTTGCGTATAAAGCTTTTTTGGAAAAATTCACATCTAAGAAATGAAAAAAGGAATCTCTCTTATAGGGTTTAGCATTATATTTGGCACTCTTTTGGGATGGGGAGAGGAAGCAATTCCTCTTCTCAACTTAGGTGAATGGAATATCATTGATATTCCATTTGCTGCCCTTCTGTTTTCTCTTTTTCTTGTGC from Caldisericota bacterium carries:
- a CDS encoding aminopeptidase — translated: MDIEYKTKNAWNKLNKKEVMDFSEQYRQFVTACKTERETVEFVQEQAVKRGYVDLFSDEYKGGDFLAINDNKNILLFKEGKAPVENGINFVVAHIDSPRIDVKQNPLYEGADIAMFKTHYYGGIKKYQWVTVPLALHGIIILKSGEKLSVSIGESAEDPVFMISDLLPHLARKQMEKPIKEAIVGEALDPVVGSIPVEDEKEKSRIKKYILNLLHDKYGIVEEDFVSSELTFVPAGSARDVGFDNSLLMGYGHDDKICAYTAYCGLFDSDNLGKSAMVLLMDKEETGSDGVTGSQSDFLEYVIEKYIKMKGIKDLSARDVLHHSFSLSADVNAAVDPLYKDVFEEQNAAMVGHGIVMTKYTGSGGKYSSSDASAELVYLVRNLFNQCDIPWQIGELGKVDIGGGGTIAKYMAKRGIATVDAGPPLLSMHAPFELASKADIYSSYLAYKAFLEKFTSKK